A window from Chlamydia gallinacea 08-1274/3 encodes these proteins:
- the mraY gene encoding phospho-N-acetylmuramoyl-pentapeptide-transferase, which produces MDFVFSCFYNVLSLFLILVFSVAVAQGLILGYPMIQWLRAQNHYNQLQKAYCEKLEALHYEKASTPTAGGILFVLVLLTAVFLWLPLSYPTTWLFVFLIGSWGSLGWYDDIVKKRQKKGHGVTAQQKLITQLLIAAITVSVVLYVYDEPSKFYTLHVPFYGVISLGSSFLGKCLCFSLAILAIVGTSNAVNLTDGLDGLAAGTVSMAAFGCLVIAVLRTSSLLTANIAVILAALIGACLAFLKYNLLPAKVFMGDTGSLLIGGILGSCAVILRLELFLILCGGVFVAEAGSVILQVLSCRLRKKRIFFCSPLHHHYEYQGISEKIVVRNFWLAGFLCMVLGIAGAILG; this is translated from the coding sequence ATGGACTTTGTGTTTTCGTGTTTTTATAATGTTTTGAGCTTATTTTTAATTTTAGTTTTTAGTGTTGCTGTAGCTCAAGGGCTGATTCTAGGGTATCCTATGATTCAGTGGCTAAGAGCACAAAATCATTATAATCAACTACAGAAAGCTTATTGTGAAAAATTAGAAGCTCTTCATTATGAGAAAGCTAGCACTCCCACAGCAGGAGGCATACTTTTTGTTCTCGTTTTGCTTACAGCAGTTTTTCTATGGCTCCCTTTAAGTTATCCGACGACATGGCTTTTTGTATTTTTAATTGGAAGCTGGGGAAGCTTAGGTTGGTACGATGATATAGTAAAAAAAAGGCAAAAAAAAGGTCATGGTGTTACAGCACAACAAAAATTGATTACGCAATTACTCATAGCTGCGATTACTGTAAGTGTTGTCCTATATGTTTATGATGAACCGAGTAAGTTTTACACGTTGCATGTGCCTTTTTATGGTGTGATATCTTTGGGAAGTTCTTTTCTAGGGAAGTGTTTGTGCTTTTCTTTGGCTATTCTTGCTATTGTAGGGACAAGTAATGCCGTAAATCTTACTGATGGTTTGGACGGATTAGCAGCGGGAACAGTAAGTATGGCTGCTTTTGGCTGTTTAGTGATTGCTGTTCTGCGTACATCTTCTCTTCTAACTGCCAACATTGCTGTAATTCTCGCTGCTTTAATAGGAGCATGCTTAGCATTTTTAAAATATAATCTTCTTCCAGCAAAAGTATTTATGGGAGATACGGGGTCTCTTCTAATTGGAGGGATATTAGGTAGCTGTGCTGTTATATTACGTTTGGAGCTTTTTTTAATTTTGTGTGGTGGGGTATTTGTTGCTGAAGCTGGCTCCGTTATTTTGCAAGTTCTAAGTTGTCGTTTAAGAAAGAAGCGTATTTTCTTCTGCTCTCCCTTACACCATCATTATGAATATCAAGGAATATCGGAAAAAATAGTTGTGAGAAATTTTTGGTTGGCTGGATTCCTCTGTATGGTGTTGGGAATTGCAGGCGCTATTTTAGGATAA
- a CDS encoding UDP-N-acetylmuramoyl-tripeptide--D-alanyl-D-alanine ligase: MRSILLEDWVSLMLSDAKFPRSGKKISGVAIDSRQVRPGDVFFALTGKCTDGHRFLHDAARAGAVAAVVSRDYQGNAFGLDLIVVDDTTEALREAGENQGHLFQGTIIGITGSLGKTTTKVFAQTFLSSMYKVYASPKSYNSQLTVPLSLLLSDGDEDFLILEMGVSEPNNMRDLLSIVEPEIAIITHIADQHTMHFSNEGIRGIVEEKSRILHKSRIQLFPKDSPWYPYFIKQSSFSEKFSFAFYDETADFYYKFLGEDHVVIHTPEGDSEFAISLPYKPAYSNLLIAFSLAWLLDIPTDRIEHSFPSLQLPPMRFEQSTRNGIQVINDAYNACPEAMLAALDALPHPPEGKKVVLILGHMAELGSYSEEGHLVVAEKALSKANIIFFIGEKWLPTQYLVKNSSCDASFYPSAKDIEKALKSVVQQGDVVLLKGSRSLALESLLSCF, translated from the coding sequence ATGCGATCTATCTTATTAGAAGATTGGGTATCGTTAATGTTATCCGATGCTAAATTCCCCAGATCAGGGAAAAAAATTTCTGGCGTAGCTATTGATAGTCGTCAAGTACGTCCGGGAGATGTATTTTTTGCATTAACTGGAAAGTGTACTGACGGTCATCGATTTTTGCATGATGCTGCCCGCGCAGGAGCCGTAGCTGCTGTTGTTTCTAGAGATTATCAAGGGAATGCTTTTGGCTTGGATTTGATTGTTGTAGATGATACTACAGAAGCTTTAAGGGAGGCAGGAGAAAACCAAGGGCATTTATTCCAAGGAACGATTATAGGGATTACAGGTTCTCTTGGGAAAACCACAACAAAGGTGTTTGCCCAAACATTTCTTTCCTCAATGTATAAGGTGTACGCGAGTCCTAAGAGTTATAATTCGCAATTAACAGTACCCCTGAGTTTGCTTCTTTCTGATGGAGATGAAGATTTTCTTATTTTAGAAATGGGAGTTTCTGAACCCAATAATATGCGGGATCTTCTTTCTATTGTAGAGCCGGAAATCGCAATTATTACGCATATAGCAGATCAACATACTATGCATTTCTCTAATGAAGGAATACGAGGTATTGTTGAAGAAAAAAGCCGTATTCTACATAAAAGCCGTATTCAGCTTTTCCCTAAGGACTCTCCATGGTATCCTTATTTTATCAAGCAATCTTCTTTTTCAGAGAAATTCTCGTTTGCTTTTTATGACGAGACTGCGGATTTTTATTATAAATTTCTTGGTGAGGATCACGTAGTTATTCATACTCCGGAAGGGGATAGTGAATTTGCTATTTCTCTTCCCTATAAGCCTGCGTATAGTAATTTATTAATCGCTTTTTCTCTGGCATGGTTATTAGATATTCCTACGGATAGGATCGAGCACTCTTTCCCTTCTTTGCAGCTTCCTCCCATGCGCTTTGAGCAGAGTACGCGCAACGGTATTCAGGTAATTAATGATGCGTATAATGCTTGCCCTGAGGCCATGTTAGCTGCCTTAGATGCTCTTCCTCATCCTCCAGAAGGAAAAAAAGTCGTTCTTATTCTCGGACATATGGCAGAGCTAGGAAGTTATTCTGAAGAAGGTCATCTAGTTGTAGCAGAAAAAGCTTTGTCAAAAGCGAATATTATTTTCTTTATTGGAGAAAAATGGCTCCCTACACAATATCTTGTTAAAAATAGCTCGTGTGATGCTTCTTTTTATCCTTCAGCTAAAGACATTGAGAAAGCCTTAAAGAGTGTTGTCCAGCAAGGGGATGTTGTCTTATTGAAAGGATCGCGTTCTTTAGCTTTGGAATCTTTATTAAGCTGTTTTTAA
- the groEL3 gene encoding variant chaperonin GroEL3 yields MFDKEKLLYNPDKRLFLGIDKIFHLLKDHYGPDLNSPLGNTSCALIDKTILSDPYENIGVDFTKILSNKIYKKYHDGITTGILLLYALLKNSYCVCHQELSPYQLSIALKKMGKKLLSALRNQSLPLKDKTKAKNIIFSAVPDLEIATEISEAFSQVGSDGFIFVSHQESTAMQITQGLHIPHGYIVPYFLMQSPPRSFVLSQPRIFVTDKKITTILHFLPLLQELSEHHESLLLVCQDIDPNVLSTLTLNRLEGLLHIVVVRIPTTCSEANSFFEDISLFTGTNVFSHSISPNGPTPERSSLGSCDFVEISEKHTMLMHGKGVSEFLKLKIHQIDKEIHTNSCQMRKTELIQRKRRLQSSVAILPIKETLALPYSIALSTLTSAIESGYIPGGGAGIFYAALQLNHEQELSEEEKAARTILQTSSLTLMEQLANAVQLDGKAITEKLISLETPSLGINVLSRQIEDLIASGVLDPLGKIEDIFSFALETAITILLTKGVIHAPR; encoded by the coding sequence ATGTTCGACAAGGAAAAATTACTGTATAATCCAGATAAAAGACTTTTCCTTGGAATAGATAAAATCTTTCACTTACTTAAGGATCATTACGGTCCTGATCTAAACTCTCCTCTAGGAAATACAAGCTGCGCTCTCATAGATAAAACTATATTATCAGATCCTTACGAAAATATCGGTGTTGATTTTACAAAAATCCTATCAAATAAAATCTATAAGAAATATCACGATGGGATTACTACTGGGATTCTCTTACTCTATGCTCTTCTTAAAAATAGCTATTGCGTATGCCACCAAGAACTATCCCCCTATCAGCTGAGCATTGCGTTAAAGAAAATGGGGAAGAAGCTGCTATCTGCTTTAAGAAACCAGTCCTTACCTTTAAAAGATAAAACAAAAGCAAAAAATATTATTTTTTCTGCTGTACCAGACCTAGAGATAGCTACAGAAATATCAGAAGCATTTTCCCAAGTAGGATCTGATGGATTCATCTTTGTATCTCATCAGGAATCTACAGCCATGCAAATCACGCAAGGCTTACATATTCCTCATGGCTATATCGTTCCCTATTTTCTTATGCAGTCCCCACCGCGTTCTTTTGTACTTTCACAACCTCGGATTTTCGTCACCGATAAAAAGATTACGACAATTCTGCACTTCCTTCCCTTACTCCAAGAGTTGAGCGAACATCATGAATCTTTACTTCTTGTGTGCCAAGATATTGATCCCAATGTTCTTTCAACACTTACTTTAAATAGGCTAGAAGGACTCTTACATATTGTTGTTGTCCGTATTCCTACAACGTGCTCGGAAGCAAACTCCTTCTTTGAAGATATTAGCTTATTTACAGGAACCAATGTATTTTCTCATTCTATCTCTCCCAATGGACCTACGCCAGAACGCTCATCCTTAGGCTCTTGTGATTTTGTAGAAATCTCTGAGAAACATACGATGCTTATGCATGGCAAAGGTGTGTCAGAATTTCTTAAACTTAAAATTCATCAAATAGACAAGGAAATTCATACCAATAGCTGCCAAATGAGAAAAACGGAGCTTATACAAAGGAAACGAAGATTACAAAGTTCCGTAGCTATCCTTCCTATTAAAGAAACTCTTGCACTTCCCTACTCTATAGCCTTATCGACACTAACTTCTGCTATAGAATCAGGATATATTCCCGGAGGAGGAGCGGGCATATTCTATGCCGCCTTACAACTAAATCATGAACAAGAACTTTCTGAAGAAGAAAAGGCTGCGAGAACAATTTTGCAAACAAGTTCGCTTACACTTATGGAACAACTAGCAAATGCCGTTCAATTAGATGGGAAAGCAATTACAGAAAAACTGATTTCCTTAGAAACACCTAGTTTAGGAATTAACGTACTCTCGAGACAAATAGAAGATCTCATCGCCTCAGGAGTTTTAGACCCTTTAGGAAAAATAGAAGACATCTTCTCATTTGCATTGGAAACAGCAATAACTATATTATTAACAAAAGGAGTTATTCACGCTCCGCGGTAA
- a CDS encoding metallophosphoesterase family protein, translated as MYNKPYGAHRLLHISDIHFTVFPKNPLTLTNKRFKGLLRQVFGCVHFQAKAIAQGFPILAQQLQANSICITGDFSLTALDKEFALAKQFVHTLAHHVPVYVLPGNHDVYTQHSLIQQTFYQYFPNTPLQNTGISFHKLFDHWWLVLLDCSCLNGWFAANGMIKSSQISILENFILSLPQDNIIIANHYPLLSTAKPTHDLINNRSLQHTLKKYSNVHLYLHGHDHQAAMYHNKDSAPYLILNSGSISLPSNACFHIIDLYPQGYRIYTATITNLTTGEPFEISVVEAHVE; from the coding sequence ATGTATAATAAACCGTATGGAGCACACCGTCTTCTTCATATTTCTGATATACATTTTACTGTTTTTCCCAAAAATCCTTTAACTCTTACAAATAAAAGATTTAAAGGTCTACTTCGTCAAGTTTTTGGTTGTGTACATTTTCAAGCGAAAGCAATTGCGCAAGGCTTTCCCATTTTAGCTCAACAATTACAGGCAAATAGTATTTGTATTACAGGAGACTTTTCTCTCACTGCCTTGGATAAAGAATTTGCATTAGCTAAGCAATTTGTCCATACATTAGCACACCATGTACCTGTGTACGTCCTTCCTGGGAATCATGATGTCTACACCCAGCATTCTCTAATTCAGCAAACATTTTACCAGTATTTCCCGAATACACCATTACAAAATACAGGTATTTCCTTTCATAAACTTTTCGATCACTGGTGGTTAGTTTTATTAGATTGCTCTTGTTTAAATGGCTGGTTTGCAGCTAATGGCATGATAAAATCCTCCCAAATTTCTATACTAGAGAACTTCATTCTTAGCCTTCCTCAAGATAATATTATTATTGCTAATCATTATCCTCTGCTATCTACAGCGAAACCTACTCATGACCTAATCAACAATAGAAGTTTACAACACACATTAAAAAAATATTCTAATGTGCATTTGTATCTACATGGTCATGACCATCAAGCTGCTATGTATCACAATAAAGACTCTGCCCCCTACTTGATTTTAAATAGTGGTTCTATTTCTCTTCCTTCAAATGCTTGCTTTCATATTATTGATTTATATCCGCAAGGTTATCGTATTTATACAGCAACAATCACAAACCTTACGACCGGAGAACCTTTTGAAATTTCTGTAGTAGAAGCGCACGTAGAATAA
- the efp gene encoding elongation factor P produces MVRISTSDFRVGLRIEIDGQPYLILQNDFVKPGKGQAFNRIKVKNFLTGRVIEKTFKSGESVETADVREKPMRFLYSDQEGATFMDDETFEQEVIFWDKIENIRPWLLEDTIYTLVLYNGNVIAVEPPIFMELTITETVPGVRGDTASGRVLKPAVTNTGAKVMVPIFIDEGEVVRIDTRTGSYDSRVSK; encoded by the coding sequence ATGGTTCGTATAAGTACTAGTGATTTTCGTGTAGGATTAAGAATAGAAATTGATGGACAGCCCTATTTGATTTTACAGAATGATTTTGTAAAACCAGGAAAGGGTCAAGCTTTTAATAGGATTAAAGTAAAAAATTTTTTAACAGGGCGAGTTATTGAAAAGACTTTTAAATCAGGAGAGTCTGTAGAAACTGCTGATGTTCGTGAGAAACCCATGCGTTTTCTCTATTCTGATCAGGAAGGAGCTACATTCATGGATGATGAAACTTTCGAACAGGAAGTCATCTTCTGGGATAAGATAGAAAATATCCGGCCATGGTTGTTAGAAGATACTATCTACACATTAGTTTTATATAACGGGAATGTCATTGCTGTAGAACCCCCGATTTTTATGGAACTCACGATTACAGAAACAGTGCCCGGTGTACGTGGTGATACCGCATCAGGAAGAGTACTAAAACCCGCAGTGACTAATACCGGAGCTAAGGTGATGGTTCCTATTTTCATTGACGAGGGTGAAGTTGTTAGAATTGACACACGCACAGGAAGTTATGATTCTCGTGTGTCTAAATGA
- a CDS encoding AMP nucleosidase, producing the protein MSDTDKQINEKKIAQDMLERYSGSAIEEFCPYLLLTNFAHYTHVFAETYQVPISKGSMFSAAHAPQINISILDFKLGSPGAALTMDLCSFLPNAKAAVMLGMCGGLRSHYQVGDYFVPIASIRGEGTSDIYFPPEVPALANFIVQKTISEVLEERKASYHIGITQTTNIRFWEFNTEFRKKLYENKAQTIEMECATLFSAGYRRNLPIGALLIISDLPLRKEGIKTKKSGKFVLDTFTHDHIDVGVKVVSKLNFVLKNRVKSKGLPHMEPGESDDIMPPGSGISDQDY; encoded by the coding sequence ATGTCAGATACAGATAAACAAATTAATGAAAAAAAAATTGCTCAGGACATGTTAGAGAGGTATTCTGGATCAGCGATTGAAGAATTTTGTCCCTACTTACTCCTAACCAATTTTGCACACTACACCCATGTGTTTGCAGAAACATATCAAGTTCCTATTTCTAAAGGTTCCATGTTTTCAGCTGCTCATGCACCCCAAATTAATATCTCTATTTTAGATTTTAAATTAGGATCTCCCGGTGCTGCTTTAACCATGGATTTATGTTCTTTTCTTCCTAATGCAAAAGCTGCAGTTATGTTAGGCATGTGTGGGGGCTTGCGTTCACATTATCAAGTTGGAGACTATTTTGTCCCCATAGCTAGCATCAGAGGAGAAGGCACCTCGGATATTTACTTCCCTCCGGAAGTCCCCGCGTTAGCCAATTTTATTGTACAGAAAACAATTTCTGAAGTCTTAGAAGAAAGAAAAGCAAGCTATCATATTGGTATTACGCAAACAACAAATATCCGTTTTTGGGAGTTTAATACAGAATTTCGAAAAAAATTATATGAAAATAAAGCACAAACTATAGAAATGGAATGCGCAACGCTATTTTCTGCGGGCTACAGAAGAAATTTACCTATAGGAGCTTTACTTATCATCTCAGACTTACCTTTACGCAAAGAGGGCATAAAAACCAAAAAAAGCGGAAAATTTGTATTAGATACCTTTACTCACGACCATATTGATGTCGGAGTAAAAGTTGTTTCAAAACTCAATTTCGTCCTAAAAAATCGTGTAAAATCAAAAGGACTACCCCATATGGAACCTGGAGAATCCGATGATATTATGCCTCCAGGTTCAGGAATCTCAGATCAAGACTACTGA
- the tkt gene encoding transketolase, with amino-acid sequence MNKGVDVDILEKIAGTLKQLSIEMIQKAGSGHPGLPLGCAELAAYLYGYLLKHNPKDPLWINRDRFVLSAGHGSALLYACLHLAGYDVSLEDLQQFRQLHSRTPGHPEFGETSGVEATTGPLGQGVGNAVGMALSMKMLAVRFNRPEYEIFNGKVYCLAGDGCMMEGVSHESCSFAGALSLDNLVVIYDYNNIVLDGFLGEVSCEDVKKRFESYGWEVFEIDGYDFLGMHETFTKIKQSQQRPVLVIAHTIIGHGSPKEGSHKAHGSPLGESGVEQTKRFWHLPDEKFFVSPAVKAFFSQKLQKDRKLQEAWQDNFYVWSRQFPELHQEFLSLKAPIVSEQLETILESVDMPEIIAGRAASNKVIQNLAQHIPFLIGGSADLSSSDGTWIADAKEISRQDFSGRNIKYGVREFGMGAITNGLAYSQIFRPFCGTFLVFSDYLRNAIRLAALAKLPVIYQFTHDSIAVGEDGPTHQPIEQVMSLRMIPGLQVLRPGDANEVKGAWRAALHYMGPTALILSRQNLPTLSQTKVAYEEGVGRGAYIVLSETPGVPLDYTLFATGSELHLALNVAKELMYLDKNIRVVSFPCWELFEKQDAEYRSSVIGGDLGLRVSIEAGSALGWHKYIGTDGLAIAMDRFGYSGTPADVTEACGFTTDCVVQRILSQ; translated from the coding sequence ATGAATAAGGGAGTAGATGTAGATATCTTAGAAAAGATAGCTGGAACTCTAAAACAATTGAGTATAGAGATGATCCAAAAAGCGGGTTCAGGACATCCTGGTTTGCCTTTAGGTTGCGCGGAGCTTGCGGCTTACCTCTATGGCTATCTGCTAAAACATAACCCCAAAGATCCTCTATGGATTAATAGAGACCGTTTTGTTCTATCTGCGGGGCATGGATCTGCTTTATTATATGCATGCTTACACCTTGCAGGATATGATGTATCCTTGGAAGATTTGCAACAGTTCCGTCAGCTACATTCACGTACTCCGGGGCATCCTGAATTTGGAGAAACTAGTGGTGTTGAGGCAACTACAGGTCCTTTAGGGCAGGGAGTTGGTAATGCTGTGGGCATGGCATTATCTATGAAGATGCTCGCGGTGCGATTTAATCGACCAGAATATGAAATTTTTAATGGTAAAGTCTATTGTTTAGCTGGTGATGGCTGCATGATGGAGGGAGTAAGCCATGAATCTTGCAGTTTTGCAGGTGCTTTGAGTTTAGATAATCTTGTAGTCATTTATGATTATAATAATATTGTTTTAGACGGATTTTTAGGAGAGGTTAGTTGTGAAGACGTAAAAAAACGTTTTGAATCCTATGGGTGGGAAGTTTTTGAAATTGATGGTTATGATTTTTTAGGGATGCATGAAACATTTACTAAAATCAAACAATCCCAACAACGCCCCGTCTTAGTTATTGCTCATACTATTATAGGTCATGGTTCTCCTAAGGAGGGGAGTCATAAAGCACACGGTTCTCCTCTAGGAGAAAGTGGTGTTGAGCAAACAAAACGTTTTTGGCATTTGCCCGATGAAAAGTTTTTTGTATCTCCTGCGGTCAAAGCATTCTTTTCACAGAAACTACAGAAAGATCGTAAGTTGCAGGAAGCATGGCAAGATAATTTCTATGTGTGGTCCCGGCAATTTCCCGAACTGCATCAAGAATTTCTTTCACTTAAAGCACCCATAGTTTCAGAGCAACTTGAAACTATTCTTGAAAGCGTAGACATGCCAGAGATCATAGCGGGTCGCGCAGCATCTAATAAGGTAATTCAGAACTTAGCTCAGCATATTCCTTTTTTAATTGGAGGATCGGCGGATCTATCTAGTTCTGATGGGACCTGGATAGCCGATGCTAAGGAAATTAGTCGTCAAGATTTCTCAGGAAGGAATATTAAATACGGTGTTCGTGAATTTGGTATGGGGGCGATTACTAATGGCTTAGCTTATTCTCAAATATTTCGTCCTTTCTGTGGAACATTTTTAGTCTTTTCTGATTACTTGAGAAATGCTATTCGCTTGGCTGCATTAGCGAAATTGCCTGTGATTTATCAGTTTACTCATGATTCAATTGCTGTAGGTGAAGATGGACCCACCCATCAGCCTATTGAACAGGTTATGTCCTTAAGAATGATCCCGGGTTTACAAGTGCTCCGACCTGGAGATGCTAATGAAGTTAAGGGGGCCTGGCGTGCAGCTTTGCACTATATGGGACCCACGGCTTTAATTCTTTCTCGTCAAAATCTTCCTACTCTATCTCAAACAAAAGTTGCCTATGAAGAAGGTGTAGGGCGTGGGGCGTATATTGTATTGTCTGAGACTCCGGGAGTTCCCCTGGACTATACTTTATTTGCTACAGGTTCGGAACTTCATTTAGCTTTAAATGTAGCTAAGGAACTGATGTATTTAGATAAAAATATTCGTGTTGTCTCTTTCCCCTGTTGGGAGTTGTTTGAAAAACAGGATGCTGAGTATCGTTCTAGCGTAATTGGGGGAGATTTAGGGCTTCGCGTATCTATAGAAGCAGGATCCGCATTAGGTTGGCATAAGTATATTGGAACGGATGGCCTAGCAATTGCTATGGATAGATTTGGGTATTCTGGAACTCCCGCCGATGTTACAGAAGCTTGTGGATTTACTACGGACTGTGTAGTGCAAAGGATACTCTCTCAGTAG
- the alaS gene encoding alanine--tRNA ligase, translating into MLSNTLRSNFLKFYANRHHTIVPSSPVFPHNDPSILFTNAGMNQFKNVFLNKEKTSYSRATTSQKCIRAGGKHNDLTNVGHTSRHLTFFEMLGNFSFGDYFKSQAIAFAWEVSLSVFNFNPEQIYATVHEKDDEAFALWEEYLPSDRIFRLTDKDNFWSMADVGPCGYCSELLFDRGEKFGKASSPLEDTEGERFLEYWNLVFMEFNRSADGSLLSLPNKHVDTGAGLERLVALISGTDTIFEADVLRLLIAQTEQLSGKPYQPHHPLGAAFRVIADHVRSLSFAIADGLLPGNTERGYVLRKILRRAVNYGKRLGFTQPFLADIVPSLVEAMGNAYPELRLSLSQIQETVTTEEENYLKLLHRGGNLLQQVIKTSTSTISGQDAFKLKDTYGLPIDEIALLAKDYNLSVDMATFDQLEKEAKERSKKNAVKTPSLTDDDIAFYDTLSLKENSKFLGYTTLSCDTFIEALLYEGQQVPALNEKDKGALILKATPFYAEKGGQVGDSGEIFCSDGTFIVTHTTSPKPGVIVHHGELVQGHLSQSSAVTAQVHYVRRTHISNNHTGCHLLHKALEMTLGDHIRQAGSYVDDTKIRLDFTHPKAIAPEDLTSIELLVNEKIRENHRVEIRETLYSDVINSKEIKQFFGDKYGDVVRIVSAGFSHELCGGTHAEYTGDLGYFRIIKEHAVATGIRRIEAVTGKEAELLALRDHEDLNEISVILQSPRDQILHKLHNVLEEKKLQNKLISELETQLINAQLDKIIENCQRIEDISYIVQYLDASESHRLQQYANCFHQRIPNRSISLWITQKQGKYILFSKLSDDLVHQGLQANNLLEQLLAPCGGRWGGKATFAQGSTNTFPQIDTINTVLWQWISTQIT; encoded by the coding sequence ATGTTAAGTAATACTTTGCGATCCAACTTCTTAAAATTCTATGCGAATCGGCACCATACCATTGTTCCTTCCTCCCCAGTATTCCCCCATAACGATCCCTCCATTCTTTTTACTAATGCAGGGATGAACCAATTTAAAAATGTTTTTCTAAATAAAGAAAAAACTAGCTACTCTCGAGCAACTACTTCACAAAAATGCATCCGTGCTGGAGGGAAGCACAATGATTTAACTAACGTAGGGCACACGTCACGTCACCTCACATTTTTTGAAATGTTGGGAAACTTTTCTTTTGGTGATTATTTTAAATCTCAAGCTATTGCTTTTGCCTGGGAGGTATCTCTTTCTGTATTTAATTTTAACCCTGAGCAAATTTACGCAACTGTGCATGAGAAAGATGATGAAGCTTTTGCTCTCTGGGAGGAATACTTACCTTCAGATCGCATCTTTCGCTTAACAGATAAAGACAATTTTTGGAGTATGGCAGATGTAGGCCCCTGCGGCTACTGCTCGGAACTTCTGTTTGATCGAGGAGAAAAATTTGGTAAAGCCTCCTCTCCTCTAGAAGATACTGAGGGCGAGCGTTTTCTAGAGTATTGGAACCTTGTCTTCATGGAATTCAATCGATCTGCAGATGGTTCTCTTCTCTCTCTTCCTAATAAACACGTAGATACAGGAGCGGGACTAGAGCGTTTAGTTGCACTTATTTCAGGCACTGACACGATTTTCGAAGCAGATGTCTTACGTCTCCTCATCGCTCAAACAGAGCAATTATCAGGAAAACCGTATCAACCCCACCATCCTTTAGGAGCTGCTTTTCGGGTGATTGCTGATCATGTGCGCTCCTTATCTTTTGCTATTGCGGATGGCTTGCTTCCTGGAAATACAGAACGCGGTTATGTGTTAAGAAAAATTCTACGCAGAGCAGTGAACTATGGAAAACGTTTAGGATTTACCCAACCTTTTTTAGCCGATATTGTTCCTTCTCTAGTTGAAGCTATGGGTAATGCATATCCAGAGCTTCGTCTTTCTCTATCTCAAATTCAAGAAACTGTTACTACGGAAGAAGAAAATTACCTAAAATTACTACATCGTGGAGGGAACCTATTGCAACAGGTGATAAAAACATCTACTTCCACGATTTCTGGGCAGGATGCTTTTAAACTCAAAGACACCTACGGGCTGCCTATTGATGAAATCGCACTATTAGCCAAAGACTATAATCTCTCTGTAGATATGGCAACTTTTGATCAATTAGAAAAAGAGGCTAAAGAGCGTTCTAAGAAAAATGCAGTGAAAACTCCTAGCTTAACGGATGATGACATAGCTTTCTACGACACACTATCTTTAAAAGAAAATTCTAAGTTCCTAGGCTACACCACACTATCTTGTGATACGTTTATTGAAGCTCTGCTATATGAGGGCCAACAAGTTCCTGCTCTCAACGAAAAAGACAAAGGTGCTTTAATCTTAAAAGCAACTCCTTTCTATGCAGAAAAAGGTGGGCAAGTTGGTGATTCTGGAGAAATTTTTTGTTCGGATGGGACATTTATAGTAACTCATACAACATCGCCAAAACCAGGAGTTATTGTGCACCATGGGGAGCTTGTACAAGGACATCTTTCTCAGTCTTCTGCAGTAACAGCGCAAGTACATTACGTCCGAAGAACACATATCAGCAATAATCACACCGGCTGCCACCTTCTACATAAAGCATTAGAGATGACTTTAGGTGATCATATTCGCCAAGCGGGATCTTATGTTGATGACACAAAAATACGTTTAGATTTTACACACCCCAAAGCTATAGCGCCCGAAGACTTAACATCGATAGAACTCCTAGTAAATGAAAAAATTCGAGAAAACCATCGTGTGGAAATTCGCGAAACTCTGTACTCAGACGTTATCAATTCCAAAGAGATTAAACAATTCTTTGGAGACAAGTATGGTGATGTTGTAAGAATAGTTTCTGCTGGATTTTCTCATGAACTGTGTGGGGGAACTCATGCAGAATATACAGGTGATTTGGGATACTTTCGCATTATCAAGGAACACGCTGTTGCTACGGGAATTCGTCGTATAGAAGCCGTCACAGGGAAAGAAGCTGAGCTTTTAGCTCTTCGAGATCACGAAGACCTTAACGAAATCTCTGTGATTTTACAATCCCCTCGTGATCAAATTCTACATAAGCTACACAATGTTCTAGAAGAGAAAAAACTCCAAAATAAACTGATTTCTGAATTAGAAACGCAGTTAATCAATGCACAGTTAGATAAAATTATTGAGAACTGTCAACGCATAGAGGACATTTCTTATATAGTACAGTACTTAGATGCATCAGAAAGTCATCGTTTACAGCAATATGCGAATTGTTTTCATCAAAGAATCCCTAACCGTAGCATCTCTTTATGGATTACTCAAAAGCAAGGAAAATATATCCTCTTTTCTAAACTTTCCGATGATCTTGTCCACCAAGGATTACAAGCAAACAATTTGTTAGAACAATTACTAGCACCTTGTGGAGGTCGCTGGGGAGGGAAAGCTACATTTGCTCAGGGTAGTACAAATACATTCCCACAAATAGACACAATAAACACAGTTTTATGGCAATGGATTTCAACACAGATAACTTAG